From a region of the Bradyrhizobium sp. KBS0727 genome:
- a CDS encoding cupin domain-containing protein, producing the protein MLTRRGFAGVAACAICGVAGFAASEAFAQGSAATTANGVTRKILSRTDGPASGYETIIMDVTLDPGATVGRHTHPGIESTYIMEGEIELPIQGRPTQMLKAGDAFQVPPETPHAGGKPTTAKTRLLVNYIVEKGKPLATPA; encoded by the coding sequence AGAGGGTTTGCGGGGGTCGCGGCCTGTGCGATCTGCGGCGTTGCAGGGTTTGCTGCAAGCGAGGCATTCGCTCAAGGTTCAGCTGCAACAACGGCAAATGGCGTCACAAGGAAGATCTTGAGCCGGACGGATGGACCGGCCTCGGGCTATGAAACAATCATCATGGATGTGACACTCGACCCCGGAGCGACCGTCGGCCGTCATACTCATCCCGGTATCGAGTCGACTTACATCATGGAAGGTGAAATCGAGCTTCCCATTCAAGGCCGACCGACGCAGATGCTGAAAGCCGGTGACGCGTTCCAAGTCCCGCCAGAAACCCCGCATGCTGGCGGCAAGCCGACGACGGCCAAGACGAGGCTGCTGGTCAATTACATCGTTGAAAAAGGTAAGCCGCTCGCAACCCCGGCTTAA